In Synechococcales cyanobacterium T60_A2020_003, the genomic stretch GAAGCCGCCCCACCAAAATGTCCTAACCGATATGGCTAGCGCTATAAAACTCAAAATTGGTGCAGGTTCGACAAACATCATTTCAAAAAATAGGTGGCAAGCACGCTTACCACCTACAAAAAGCTTGTTTCTATATGCGCTACTCAACCAATATCAGGTTACGAAGTAGTTTAGGGTGCCAACAACCAGAACCAGAACAACCCAAAGGCCAGAACCCAGCCACAACAAGCGCTTAGACTGATCCCAATTTTGAGGGCTGGCATAGGCAACAGGTACAGCGATGACCATCAGAAAAGACATCGCCACCAAAGCCAGAAGCGCAATATTAAAAAGAATCGCCATTACGGTTTTCTCCCAATCGTTACGTAAGGACTAGACATCCGCAAGTCAAGTCAACGAGTCTGCAATATGCAGAAATCTCCCTTGTATGTAACCTATCAGAAATTGCCCCCTCTCCGCACTTTCTCTGCCAAGATGTTTGGTATGGATTTGGTTCTTTGTCATACAACCGCAGATTTTGACACCCTGGCGGCAGCCGTTGGGGTGACGCGCCTGCATCCGGGCAGTCGGATTGTGTTGGCGGGGGGTGCTCATCCAGCCGTTCGGGATTTTCTAGCGCTGCATCGGGATGAGTATCCGCTGATTGAGCGGCGATCGGTGAATGTTCATCAGATCCGGTCGCTGACGGTGGTCGATACCCAGTGGCGCGATCGCCTCGGGAAGTTAGCGGAATGGCTGGATCTGCCCAATGTATCAATTACTCTTTACGATCACCATTCCGGCGGTGAGGTGGAGAGCGATATTCCCGCAGGCGATCGCCACATTGAACCCGTGGGTGCCACCACGACCCTGATTGTGGAGCAGTTGCGTCAACGCCACCTTTCCCTCAATAGCGTCGATGCCACGGTGATGGCCTTGGGAATTCACGTCGATACCGGATCCCTCACCTATGGAGAAGCCACTCCCCGTGACGCAGCGGCCTTAACCTGGCTGATGGAGCAAGGGGCAAACCAGCGGGTGATTGGGGAGTACACGGAACCGGGGTTGTCACCCGAACTGCAAGACATCCTGACCCTGGCGATCAGTGACCTTCAGGTAGAAACCGTCGAAGGATGTGCGATCGCCTCAGTTCTGCTCTCCGTAGATGGCTATATGCAGGGCATGTCCAGTGTGGCGTCCCATCTGATGAGCTTGACGGACAGTGATGTATTGCTGCTGGGGGTGCGCTATCCGGTGAGCGATGAGGATGAGCGCCTGACGGTGATTGGGCGATCGCGCAGTGGCTACGGTGAGTTTGGCGGTGTGGATCTGGGTGAACTCTTTAAACCTTTGGGCGGCGGCGGGCACGCGAAGGCGGCGGCGTTAACGATCCGGGGAAAAGATGCCGAAGCGATCATGGCGACATTGCTGGCTCAGGTCAAAACTCAGATTCCCCATCCGCCCACGGCACGGGAACTGATGTCCTCGCCCGTTCGTACTATTCGCCCCGAAACAACCATTGGCGAAGCGCAGCGAATTTTGTTGCGCTACGGGCATTCGGGGCTGTCCGTTGTGGATGAACAGGGGCAGCTAACGGGCATCATTTCGCGGCGCGACCTGGACATTGCCCTACACCACGACTTTTCCCATGCTCCGGTGAAGGGCTTCATGACCACCAACGTCAAAACCATCGCGCCCGACACCACCCTGCCCGAGATTGAGTCGCTGATGGTGACCTACGACATCGGACGCTTGCCCGTGCTGGATGGCGATCAGCTCGTGGGCATCGTCACCCGGACAGACGTGCTGCGGCAGCTCCACCAAGAGAAAAGTATTGG encodes the following:
- the psbZ gene encoding photosystem II reaction center protein PsbZ, which translates into the protein MAILFNIALLALVAMSFLMVIAVPVAYASPQNWDQSKRLLWLGSGLWVVLVLVVGTLNYFVT